CGTGCGTGAATGGAATGGTTAGAAACCCTGTGTGTTGAtggtaagtaccctccgccatgcactttgtagttgtttgcagataatgtgtGTACATGTATACCTTAATGCGCTTTATGGTTCTCTGTCGGTCCCCCAGGCAAGCCAAAAGACTACAAAATCAAAccgaattactactactactactactactactactactacaacaagtATGTTGACGTATTCGTTCTGCTAGAGTAAATGTTAATGACAAAAGTTACCGAAAacctaaaaaaaaactttttcttacTCCAGGATCATTaacttactttaatttttttccGCACCGAATAATTCTGTTTAAATACAGGCTTACGCTTCTACCCAATACCGGTACTGACCACTCTCACTATCGTGTAATTCATATATTTCATAGACATCCCATCACCTAACTGGCGGCACTAGTAATTCTGTAGCCTAATTTAGTAACACCAAATTGTTTAAGCAACTGTTATGCAATGCTGTCGTATCGTAATCTTAACGGCGAACTTGGCACGATCGATGTAGTTAACCTTCACCAACTAGTGACGTCACTCTCAGCTGGTATCAGCGGGATAGCAGCAAACGATGGAAGACTCGCCCAGATGTTGAACCTAGGCTACGCCTTTCTGTTTGCGTAGCGTATGTAAACTCAGGTCATGCTGTATAAGAAGCCAGTATTAATATTCGCGTCCATGCCGAATTTCAATGGCAGAACGAAAGCAGTTGCAATTCTGCCACGTCGGGTATCGGTCAAACGTAAGCTAGTGATGCGCCTTTTTGAATAGATTAAATTCCTGTTACACATGTCAagttacagatatattttcgttgATTAACAAGCAATTGTACTATTAACCACTGGGCCCTATTTCATAAGTTATGATAATACCGATGTGGGATCGACATGTTATGCCAAAGTGACCTATTTAACGAAGTTGTGCCGAAgtaacacattttttaaatatcgGTACTGAAATTCAGTTCATTGACGTAATTGACAAAATTTTCAGAGCAAACCATTAAGATCGTGAACTGCCAATAACCTTAATAGAATATTTGCATGCATTTCAGTCTCCGTCATGTTTAACTAGGAAGGACTTTTCAAGGTTTTTAGATGTTGCGAGAAATAAAAATTAACGTATTCTTATGACTTAGGGTGGCAGGTTTCGATATAGAATGTGGGCACTGAAAATTCGGGTTATGGATTATGAACATTTTGTTTCTACATGTTAGAAATCTTTGGTATAGAATTAAGTTTTAACTGTAACACATAATTTATCTTGTGCACATCGCTTTTGCCACACTAACATTAGAAGCATTGTAATTAGTTATTATCACAAATATTCGTGTGAAGCACTACTTCTTGATTTTCTGGTTATAAATGTTTGCACAATTTTTGCCTCAGATGTTGCTATCAGTACGTAAATTCATTTGTTGAGATTTAAGGAAATGCACCTACTGTGTAGTGAAGAACCATGTTACTGAGTGTTCATTTTAATGTAAGCAACAGAAGTGTATTTCAGCAAGATTTCTGTACCATTCAGCTTAGCAGCAGTTAATACATTCACACTGAGGTATAGCACACAGACGTCAAATATGTGGAATTTCACAACTCTCTTCATTCCAAATTATAACACTTTACACAGTGCCATTGTGCAAGGTATCTCAGACAGACAACTCATTTATTAAATTACTGGTATGTTATCCCATCGTAATGAATCCACTGCATCATTATTTCCAAACAGAAGACACTCCCTCAGTGTTAATTTACTTCATATGATTCATTGCTTGAACAAGTGTTATGTATTGTATGATTTGAGATATAATAGAACCCCCATATTACTTATTTGCAAACCATGTATTATTGTACAACATTTGAACTAATTTAAATGTATGCTCTTTTTCTTAACCCACAGGTACAACGAATGTGGAAAGAGACTACCACTTCTACCATCCAGCCCTAATAATACAGACTTGCAGAAACCCAACATGAAGTTCTGTGCAAGACAACTTTCTGAGCGGAAGATATTGGTGGATATTTTAGCCATTCTTTTTGGCATTGGAACCTGGATTGCAGTAAATGGACTGTTTGTCCAGCTGCCTCTGCTTGTGCAGACACAACCTGAAGGATGGAATCTCCCATCATACATATGTATTATTATACAAATTGCAAACATTGGACCTTTATTGTATGCAATTCTGCAGAAAACCTTTCCAGGAGTATTAAGGGATAGTATCATAATATATGCAATACTCTTAATTGGAACTGTTGCTCTTTTGTTACTGCCATTCCTCTACAAAGAGACTACTTACATCGATGGTGAAGAGCACAGCACAGCACTGCTTGCACTTTCATTTTTTATTGCTTTAGTGGGCTGTACCAGTTCAGTACTCTTTATGCCTTTTATGAGAAACTATAAAGAAATGTATTTGATTTCTTATTTTGTTGGAGAAGGACTTAGTGGGTTTCTACCAAGCATTGTGGCTCTAGTACAAGGGGTAGGAGGAAATCCTATTTGCGTGAATCAGACTCTCACAAATTCAAGTAATCAAAATGGAAATTCAGAGGTTACTCTTGTTCCATACACACCACCACCAAATTTTTCGACAACagcttttcttttcttcctttttggaACACTTTTCATCAGTACTATTTCTTTCGCATTACTGAATAATCTACAGACGTGCAAAGATGAGAAAGTTCCTTCTCCAGATGAAAACACTTCACGACAGAGAGAGAAAGCATCAGATACACAAGAAGAGTCAGGTCTTAATGATGGACTATTAAGTCAACAAAGTACATGTGAAGAATTGAAAGATCTCTGTACAACACCTACAACAGAAGTGTTCCAGCAACCAAGAGAGATGATGTCAGTAACAGCAACATTATCACCCTGTAGTTATTATTGTTTGATGTTCTTGATGGCATGGGTTTGTGCTTTTGGAAATGGAATATTCCCAAGCATTCAGTCATATTCTTGCTTACCATATGGCAACATAGCATACCATCTGTCTGTCACATTGTCAAGCATGGCTAATCCAGTGGCATGCTTTCTCGGATTTTTCCTGCCATACTCCTCAATCAGGGCAATATCATCCCTAACAGCATTCAGTACTGTTTTTGCAATATACATAGGTATTACTGCAGTCATGAGCCCTACACCTCCACTAGTTGGATATACGAGTGGAGAATTCCTTGTGGTAAGTAAGCTAATTTTATGTTTTTATCCCTTCTTTGAATACGTGTAATTAAACTTCTTTAATTCTTTAAAGAATGTTTGAGTAAATTTCTTTTCTGGCAAAAACTGATGTTATAAACATTTATGCTTAGTGTACTACTTCACTAGTCACAGTGTGTTGTCAAAACATTGTCCAAGAATGGTAACAACAACTCTGCTTAATATCTGGAAGTAGTCCCTTAAACAGCATCCATCCTGCAGTCAACAATCTGCCCTATCCGAACACATGTCTGCATTTATTCTTGAAGCAGCTTATTTTCATATTAGATTACGTGACGTAAATGTGCAGATAAGATTTGGAGGTGCCACAGTTTGAAAAGTTAGCAAATATTTACATTGATATCTTAAAAACACTGATCCCACTGAGTTGCATGTAATGATATATTCTCTAATATAGGACTATCAATGAGTGCGGAGAAGAAGCAATGTTAACAACGTACACATTTGTAGCAATGAAAATAAAGGAGAAAACCGATCGGTAAAATAACCACACTAAACACTTCCTGAGAAATTAAATGTAAAGACAAGATAACATTAGCTGTATCAAGTGCAGtttgaaaaaaatttaagaaagCATTCAGTGGACAAGATCATCTACACAAAACCTATAAAATTTGATTCTCATGTCCTAATGAATGTGCCCTCAGACTGTGAGAAAGTATCTTCCACATGAACAAAAACATACTTCTCCAAATAGGTCACATGTAATATTTAACACCACCATGCGAACAGCCCCTGAAGGCCCACAATGGTACTGAATGGCCACCATGTCATTCTTAACCCTTAGGCATCACCAGATGCAGATACAGAGGGGCTGgtcatcagcacaccactctcccagtcattgtcagttttcgtggctgttgctgcaacttctcaatcaagtagcaaggacagagtgcacctcgcttgccaacaccACTCGGGAGACCCAGACAGTGACCTGTAAaattgctagccaagcccaactTTAGTGGCCTggagggaactggtgttaccactgcagtgaGGCTGTTGGCCAACGTGATATGTAAAGATTTTCTAAAATATATAAGCTTTGTAtacatgtgaaaagtgtcatcacATACCAAAGTAATAATGGAGCATACATTCCATCACCAATACATTTGTCATGTGCTTCTCAGGAGATACGATTCATTATttagataaaaataataataaaaaaagaacccTAAGGTCATTTTGTGGCACTTGCCACTTATGATGCATGTACCTGTGATCTGTACATGCTGCACCAACTTTTGCAGGTGTTGTGGAACTGTTCATACTTCGGTTAGCTTGACACCACGTTTCTGCTTGGTTTTAATTTTCATACGTAGTCGTGTACAAAGTACAAAAACTAGAGTGAAGAAATGTCAATCATTATGAGTTCATCTCTATTGTGGAAGACTTGTCGAGTGCAACCACACCCTTTGCTATCATTAGACAAGTATtggttgcatcagattcagttttgtACATGATCACGCTGGAAGGAAACTGCTAATTTTTAATGTTATATGTTGTGGGACACATTGTTTATTATTAGCCACTTATCTATCTCACTTTTCATATGAGATAGCTACCATATTTTTCTGACTTCTGAAAGTTTTACTGTACGAATTTGTAGAGAAACTACCCATTAAgaccaattaaaaaaataaataaataaaaataaaataaaaacattaaaaaaatttcactgataTATATCATCAAATAATTTTGATCCGACCGACCCCATAGTTCAATGATCATCTCCAGAAAATAAATGTTGTAACAATTATTTAATGTATTCATTGCCTGCATCTACAGGATTATTCTGCAACTCTCAATTAATTGCCCGGTAGAGGGCTcctcgaaccatcttcaagctatttctctacttttccactcttgaatggccTGTGGGAAaattgaacacttaaatctttccacacgaactctgatttctcgtattttattatgacgattccTTTCTATGTAGGCAgctaccaacaaaatattttcacactctgaggaaaaagtCCTGCTGCAGTaacaaactcctttgttttaactaTTGCCAACACAATCCACGTACCATATCCATTGCAAACACTCCCCTCTTTTGTactagtacaaaacgagctgcccatctttgaacttttctgatgcCCTCAAACAATCCTACcagatgcagatcccacaccacacagcaatcctCCAGAAGTGTGggggacaagtgtagtgtaagcagtctctatagTAGTCCTGTTGgatttttttaagtgttctgccaatgaatcccagtctttagtttgctttatCCACAACATGATCTATTTGAGTGCTCCAAttgaagttattcataattgtaatccctaagcacttagctgaatttacagccttcagatctggGAGACTTactgtgtaaccaaaatttagcagattccttttagtattcatgtggatgacttcacacttttaattatttagagtcaattgtaactttcgcaccatacaaatatcttgtctaaattgttttgtaatttgttttgagcatatgatgactttataagatggtaaataacatcacctacaaacaatctaagaggggtacacagattgtctcctaaatcatttatgtagattaggaacagcagtcgccaatggccttgccacagtggatacaccggttctcgtcagatcactgaacttaagtgctgtcgggcatggcctgcacttggatgggtgaccatccggtctgccatgagctgttgccattttctgGGTTGccgtcagcctcgtgatgccaattgaggagatactcgaccgaatagtagtggccccggtcaaagaaaaccatcataatgatcgggagagcggtgtgctgaccataagcACCTCCTATCCACAACCTCAGCAAAGGATAACACAGCAGTtgggtggtcccgatgggccacttgtggcctgaaaatgGAGTGCAGGAACAGCAGCAGGCgtatacacttcattggggacagaTATTACTATACTTTCATTTTACTTCATCACTTTCTGCTAGTTACTTCTTCACATGAAATCATGAATCCAATCTCACCACTGAGAAGATACTCCACAGACAAGCAATTTAACTAGAAATTGCttctgaggaacagtgtcaaagaccttctggaaatcaaaaacatatggaatcaatttaatATTCCCTGTCAACAGCACTCTTTACTTCATAAGAAtggagagctagttgtgttcaacAAGAATGATAATTTCTGAATatgtgtttgtcaataaatcgttttctttgagaattcataatgtttgaatgcagtatatgttccaaaatcatactgcaaatcaGCTTCAgtaatataggtctgtaattcggcggattactcTTACATTCTTTCTGTCACTAATTAATTGATGATTGTATCAGTGAATaaacatatttgaaaatttatCAACCATTTTTGCCTCCATCATGATACTATGTTCTATTTTTTATTTCCACTTGATGTCGCACCATTTGGATTTGTCTTGAACTTTACTATGTGTAGAGCTACATGTGATTCTCAACAAACTAGTCTAGACAAGAACGAATAACTGATTGAAAGAATAAGTATCTCATCTGTTTATAGTCTGCAATGGTATGACAGACTATAAAAGTGTATCCAGCAAATACTGGTACACCACATAGTAACACTTGTTTATAGCAATAAGGCAAATTTATATTCTGCTGGGTACCTTGAGCTGTAGGAATCCAAAGCAATGAAGAAACCAACGCACTGGTGATATACAGGGCAAATCAGAACTGCACAGACAGAATTTTGGAGCGTGTTCAGTGATACAAGCATTATATTTTGGGTGACCTGTGGTCTCTGGTATGTTCATTAGAgaataatcaaataataatgatttatttgTATTTGCTACCAGAATTATCACTGTTTCTGCGAAAATACTTCCACAGCAGTGAAAACACGGGTAATATGGAATCGCCAAAACACAGTAACACAAAAGTATCTGGTTATTCGTGGGAAACAATGTACACATGAAAAACCACTGTGATGCGGCTGCCATCACTGCAGGTGCAGCTGAGAGTAGTGTCATTGTGCTTCTTTCCCAATCCATTGAATGACTCCATATGTGAGATGCACATTGGCATCAGTATACTTACCATAATACACTGTATCACTGTACACAAGTTGAGACAGTACTGAATGCAAGATTGAGCACTGAGAGTAAAGTAGGTCTTACTATTCTCGACAGCAAGCATCATGAGTGAACAGAACAAATTGGTTTGCAAACAAGACACAGCACACACTGTTGGAATTTGCACTTTGTGCagatattttaaatgaaatatcAATATAAAGGATAATAAATCAAACAACATTGATTTACTCTGTAATGAGCAACCAGAAACCAAAGTCCCTTAAACCAAAGTATTTCAtaaataggggactgatgaccatagatgttaagtcccatagtactcagagccatttcataaaTGTCCCtaaacaacctctgaaattttatAGGCTTAGATCTGGCTCACAATGTATATGTATTTCAGCCTGGTAAGCTAGTCCCAGTTAAATACAATCCCATCGTTGAGGATGAAAGAAATTTATCAATAGTGTCTGAAAGTACATTATAACAAGTTAAGATTGAAAATCAATTTTCAGGCATTAGAGGATGAAATGTCAGCCTATTAAAAGACAAGATGTACATTTAACAAGGTTAAAGACAGGGCA
The genomic region above belongs to Schistocerca serialis cubense isolate TAMUIC-IGC-003099 chromosome 6, iqSchSeri2.2, whole genome shotgun sequence and contains:
- the LOC126484035 gene encoding solute carrier family 52, riboflavin transporter, member 3-B-like isoform X1, which codes for MKFCARQLSERKILVDILAILFGIGTWIAVNGLFVQLPLLVQTQPEGWNLPSYICIIIQIANIGPLLYAILQKTFPGVLRDSIIIYAILLIGTVALLLLPFLYKETTYIDGEEHSTALLALSFFIALVGCTSSVLFMPFMRNYKEMYLISYFVGEGLSGFLPSIVALVQGVGGNPICVNQTLTNSSNQNGNSEVTLVPYTPPPNFSTTAFLFFLFGTLFISTISFALLNNLQTCKDEKVPSPDENTSRQREKASDTQEESGLNDGLLSQQSTCEELKDLCTTPTTEVFQQPREMMSVTATLSPCSYYCLMFLMAWVCAFGNGIFPSIQSYSCLPYGNIAYHLSVTLSSMANPVACFLGFFLPYSSIRAISSLTAFSTVFAIYIGITAVMSPTPPLVGYTSGEFLVVTSWILFTGGISYIKMSIASLFRREEGRALVWCGAAQQMGSAVGSVVIFILVNYSDIFHSYSPC